The Planctomycetota bacterium sequence CTTCCTCGACCTTCGCCAGTTCGTCGAAGAAGCGGCTGTGCGGCACATAGTGAAGGGTCGTCCCGAGGCCATCCATGGGCTTGTCGGCGCCGCCTTTGCCGGTCACGATGCACAGCCGCGTCCCGCGCATCCGCCACATCGTGTCGATCATCCGGACGCCGTGGGCCAGCCACTCGACGTCCTGGGTGGCGCCGACGAAGGCGCGGGCGGCCTTACGGCTCTGCTGGAGATGGCCGGTAAAGGATGTGCCCATCGGGCTGAAGACGACCGTCGGGACCTCGCCGCGGCTCTCCAGGAACTGGTCGATGGGCCCCCAGCCGCTTGGGTGGAGCGACATGCAGACCAGGATCACCCCGTCGGGGGCCGCCTGCTTGACGCGCTCCAGGAAGGCGCTCATGGCACCGCCGTCGGGGATCGGGTCCTGCGTCAGGTCCAGCGCGACGCCGAGCCTCTCGGCAGCCGCCGTCATCACCCGGGTGTAGTCGGCCTGGCGGGCCGGGACGTCGTAGGCCGCGCCGGGCCAGCCCATCCAGTAGCGGTCCGTCTTCGGTCGGACGAACCCGGCCAGGATCCGGGCCTTCCCCTCGGGGGCCGGCTCGCCCCCCAGGAGCGACGCGGCGAAGTCAAAGATCCCCATCTTAAGCGCCAGCGCCGAGACGCCCGCGGTCCTCAGGAAACGCCGGCGGCTCAGGCTGAGCGGACAACGTGACTGGGCAGACTTGCAGGCGGTGCACATGGCAGGCCTCCTCTTTGGCGGGTCCTCGAGGGCGGCGCCGCAGACACGCGCCGAACCCGATGGCGGTCATGGTTGGACGAGCCGGGCCGGCCGTCAAGCATTCACCGCGGCCCCAGACCCCCGCGCCGTACTAGTACCGTAACCGTTCACGGCCTTGTGGCCGTTCAGGCTCCCGATGAGCCTGATCAGTAATTTATACGCCCCCCCGCCCCCCCGGTCAACCGGAATCAACTCCCCCCGCACGCCACACCCGTTTCGCCGACCCGCTTGCGGGGGCGCTCTCCGTTCGCCCACCGCGCCCTGTCATCTCGCTGCGTAGATCATGCCCTTGCCGGCCGCCGTTCGTTCTACATTTTGCCCTTCGACCGGCTCAGGGCCGTGAGCCTAGTACTACAGCGCCGCTTAGTCATGGTTCACCCGGCACACAGGACCTCAACTGATTGACCTTGATGCCGAGTTTGCGAAGCCGTCGTCGGGTTGTTTTCGTATGGGACCGTCGGGCTTGCCGGTTGCGGCGCCGGTAGTATGCGATCCGCTCGGCCGCTTCGCGGTACTTCCGGCGTCGGGCCGGGGCGGACAAGCCTTGGACCTCGACCCAGACGGACGCCGCCTCGCGGACCTGCTCGACGGTGCGGTAGAGGCTCGCAGTCGTTTTTTTCTCTGAGGCGCTGATGCACACGGGCGCAAAACAGGTGGCTCAGTTGCGTGACGTACAGGTGGCGGTGGATCGCCTCCCAGGAACGCACCTCGAAGTGGTCCAGCCCCAGTTCGTTCTTGGCCTGTTCGAAGCACTGTTCAATCGGCCAGCGCGAAAAGGCCACGCGCACCAGGTCTTCCAGCAGCGTCCCGGGCGATCCCGCCGCGCGGCGGCGCGCCCGGTTGCCCGCCCAAGGCGGGTCGCCCTACGGGCTCCTTCCGTTCCAGCAACCGTTGGACTCTGAGACCATCTTAATCCAGGACATTTTTGGTCTTGACAATGGGGAGCACCTCACCTCCTTCCTCTAAAGGTTCTCGATTCAGGAGATGCTACCGGCTCGCCACTCCTTGCGCCGAACCGCTTTTACAGAAGTCTACGGACTCAATCACCTGCTGCTTGCACCGGCCGGATATCCTTGATAACATACGGCACTACGCAACCCAACGGGCCATGATTGGACAGGAGGTTCACGCGATGGACAGGCACATCGGACTCATAGCAGCCGCTATCATCGTGTCCTTTTGCTTCGCTGTCGCGGGATGTGTGACGGGCAAAGCCAAGGTGCAGCGCTACGGCTCGGTGATCGGCATCAAAGAAGAGAACATCGCCGAATACAAACGGTTGCACGCCGCGGTCTGGCCCGAAGTCCTCGCCAGGCTCCGCGAAGTGAATATCCAGAACTACTCCATCTACCTCGCCGAAGTGGCGCCGGGCAAGTACTATCTGTTCAGTTACTTCGAATACACGGGGGACGACTTCAAGGGCGACATGGCGCGGATGGCCGCCGACCCCGCCACCAAGCGCTGGTGGACGCACACGGACCCGCTCCAGGTGCCCGTGCCCGCGCGCAAGGAAGGCGAGTGGTGGCACACGATCGAAGAAGTATTCCACATGGACTGAGCGCGGGCGGCGATTGTGGATAACTTTTGGGAGGAGGTTTTCGGGGAGATTTTTGGGCGATTTTTTACAGGCCATGGGCCTTGGCGGTGGCGTCCGGGGGGATTTTTCGGCGGACGGGGTGCTTTTGGTAAGATGGGCTAGCGCGAATTTAGTGCTTTTTTCGACTTTTTTCGCGTTTTTTGACCGGTTTTTACCGGTTTTTGTGCCCTTTTTCGCACTTTTTCCATCCATGCCATGTGCATACCTTTATGTTAATAACTATTTTCCCGTGTCTTTGGCATGCCGTTTGCTACGCAGGCTTGAGACCTGAGGCTTGAGGTTTGAGGGAAAAACGGAGTTTCGAGTTTCAGGTTTGAAGGGAACACCATCGCGGATCGGCTTTGCCGCAAAGCGGCGTTCGCGACCTGAGGTCTCAAGCCTCAAGCCTCCAGTCTCAAGCCTGCCGTTGAAGCGTGTCGCCGGAAATCGCCTGTCGCCGGCCCGAACCCCAACGGGGTCCCTTCGGGAGGGCTCCTTTGAAGGAACAGGGACCCCAAGGGGGTCCAACGGCGAACAAGGAGAAATCGGAAAAGCGAAATCAGTGTTGGGGCCCCCGAATTCCCGACGGGCCGGTATCCAGATCGAGAACCATTTGCCTCGGGGGGGTTGTGTCTCGCAGGGTCAGGGTGCGCCTCTCATTCATCCCGGCATTCCTGGCGGCAGCGCACACCTCGCCCCAACTAATAAAGTACTTATCGTAATACTCAATTGAATACTTGCCGAGTCTTGCCACATCCTCGCGCGAGGGGAGGCGGCCGAGTTCCCGGGCAATCCTTCTGACCTCGAGCTGCAGGTCCTTCTTGGGCACGGCATAGCGCTGCTTGGGCAGGCGCTTCACGTTGCTGTTCTTCGCCTTGGGCACACGACTTGTTTTCTCAAACGGGTCCAGGCCCGATCGCAGTTCGGCATGTCTCTTGCTCGCCAATTCGTGATACTTCGGCGAGAGTTCAATGCCCATGAAGTCCCGATTTAGTTGTTCGGCGGCCAGAGTGGTTGTCCCCGCGCCGTTGAATGGATCCAAGACGCACTCGCCCACCTTCGTGAACAGGGCGATAAGCCTTCTCATAAGAGCAGGGGGCAGTTGGCAGGGATGATCCACTCTTCGGCTGTTGTGCTTGAGTCTGTGGATGTCCCACCAAAGGTCCGTGAGGGCCTCCGAATCCCGTTGGTCCAACAGGCGGCGCGCTCGCACGCAGTCCTGGCGTAAGCAGTACAATTCCTTGAGGGCGGTGAGCGATTCTCTTTCCAAGCGGCAGCGCTCTGCCGGAATCAGGCCGGGCGGGATGCGAGGCGGCCCCTTGGAGAAGCATACGATTGAGTAATGCGCGGGCATGACCATGCGCACCGGGAGGCTCAGGCCCTCCCAAACGATCCAGTGCTGGAATTCCAGTATCTTTGCCATGAAAGCGAAATGCCGTATGGCCCACAAGGGGATGTTGAGCACCGCAAGCGTTCTGCCCGGCTTCAACACCCTTGCGAGTTCGGCCAGCCACCGGTCGCACCACTCAAAATATTCTCGAACATCGATGCCATCGTTCCAGTTGTCGTATTTCTTCTTGAGGTTGTAGGGCGGGTCGGCAAAGCAGAAGTCTACGCTGTCGGAGGGGACTTGATGCAGTACCTCCAGGCACTCCCCTTTAATCAGTTCCGAGCGCAGTCCTTGCGGCAATTCCTGGAACTGGCCGGGTGTGTTTGGCGGTGACGCCGGATGCTCCCGCTTCAGCACGCGCAACGCACGCAGGTCAACCAGGTTCAGGCTCTCATACGGCGGCAGGCCGAAGAAGTCCTGCAATCGGCCGACAACTGATACCGGGAACTGCGCGGGATCGCAGTCTATGTCGCGCCAGACGTCTGACATAAGAGTCCCGTAAGGATCATACGTGTGCTTCTTGCCGCCGTAGTCCTTGGTGGTCCTGTCGCAGGCCGGGCAGTAGGTATAGCCGATGCGTGTCTTGGTGTGGCGCAGGCTCTCTCGATACTTCGTCATGACAAGGAGCGCCGCGTGGTGGAGTGGCAGCCCGCCTGCTGTTACTTCTGGACGGCAGATTTTCACGCCGACCCAAAGATGAAACCGGAGGAGGTCTTCCAATTGTGGCCAAAGGGTGGCTGCGCCTTCGGGCGTTGTGAGGATGCAGACGGTGCTTTGCCCGTTCATCCTGCCCAAAAAGGCTCTTAGGGCGCTAACCCATTCGCCCGAAACGCGGCAGCCGGTGACACTTGGGGCAAAAGGCAGGAGGAATGTCCAGACCGCGGGTTGCCGCGCCTCAAGCACCGCCAGGTCGCTTGCGCACCCGACCTTCACGTGCTTGCGCGATAGAGAGCAGTTTGTCTCGCTTCTGTGAGCCATTACAGGGATTTCGCGCCACGGATCGAGAGAAGGAACTTGGCCAGGGTCTCGATCTCCTCGTCCTTGAAAGTCACGGTGCAGTCACTATACCGGCATATCGTTGTGAGAGCGGATGCACGCTCGAAGTTGCCCGCTCCGTCAATGACGTAGGCTATGTGGTGCCCGTTTCGCGCGAGCACGGCGTGGCGTGTCTTGGCCTGTCCCGCCTTGCGTTCGATGGTGCTGTTGGTGGTGAACTGGAAACTGACCTCAATAGCGCAGTACTGGCCGGTCGGCGACGCCGCCACCATGTCGAAGGCGATCTCGGTGCGCCCGCCGGTCTGGCTGATGTCGGGAATGCTCTTGCGCGAGAAGCCCCAATCCGGCAACAATGTTTGCAGGCGTTCCCTAACGTACTCCTGGGCCAAATGGCCAAGGGCATTGGCGGTGGCCCCGCCGGTTATCTTGCTGACCCAAATGTAGCGCTGGCGGACGAAGCGGTCAAGTTCCTGCTTCTTGCCTAGCATATCTCCCAGGATGCACTTATCCGTAATAACGTCCGGCAGGGCGGCGTGGATGGCGGAAGCGCCGAACATCAGTAGCATTGCGACGTCTTCCATCGGTGGAGTAAGCGCACCAGGTGTCCTGATACCTTTGCCGTCCACCTTAAGGCTCTTGTTGTCCCACCCGCCACGGGTTGCCAAGGACCGGAAATCGTAGGCGTACTGCCGCTCACGCCAGACATAGTCAATTCTGCCGTTCCGGAAGACCCCCGCTATCTCCGTCTTGAGTCGCTTCAGAGGCTCTCCGCCCAGGTCCGTGAGAACCATCAGGTGCTTGAGGAATAGGTTCGGCGGCAACTGGACCGTCTGAGGCAGAACGTTCTTCCAGCAAACGGGGGACTTGTCCGCCAGGTAGAGAAGGCTGATAAACTTGTCTTGGGTCTCGATCAGCCGTGGAATGACGCTAACATCTTCGGCCTTATCCGCCAACCCAGTGGGCCAGAAGGTGACGGCGTTCTTTTTCAGGTCTTCCACCGATCTCGCAGGGGGCATGCTCTACGCCTTCCCGGCAGTCGCCGGGGTCGCGTCCCGGAAGTGGGTGGAAATCGGGGTTCGGCGCGACCCGTATCCGAAGCCCGATGCGGCCCGCCTCCGAACGAGCCTAATCCTACCCTACGACGCCTCCCTGTAAGTGTCAAGCACCGAAACGGCCATACTGGCGCCGGCCGATGAACCGCTCCGGCGGAGATTCGGTCGGCCTGCGATCGGCCGAACTCGGCGTGTCATGTGCTTGCTGCAATGGACGTGCCCCCCCAAAGGGGTCCAACGGCGACCCACCTTCGCCCCTGCTTCGCCAAGGCTTCCGCCGTCGCCCTACGGGCTATGGCGGACAAGACGGCGGACAGGCCTTCCCTCTCTCGTTCGACCCAGAGGCTCTCGACGGGCCATCCAGGGAGAGGGGGTTATGAAACAGCCTCTAAGCCTTATGGGGCGGACGGAAGGATAGCAGAGAAAACGGGGGGTGTAAAGGCATTTTGGTGCTGTACTTGCGGCCCTCCTTCGCCCGCCGAGGCGGGGCTTCCGCCTTCGCCGAGGCTACGGCGGACAAGACGGCGGGTCTCCGCTGCGCTCCGACGGGACGGCTCGATTTCGTTTGCCTTGCTTCCTCCATCTGGCCGCGGTACCTTGGAAACCTGCGAAAGGCGTCCCGGGGATTCACTTCGTTCATCCCCGGGCTTTGATGGCGGGCGGCGAAACGTGGGCGGCATCCCCCGGCGGTGCCGGGGGCTTATGGGGGTTCGCGGGGGTGCCGACGACCGACGACATGATGAAACCAGGCGACATGATCCTGCGGATGGAAGGCATCGTGAAGACCTTCCAGGCAGTCCGGGCACTGGATGGGGTGGACTTCGACCTCCGGGCGGGCGAAATTCACGCCCTCGTCGGCGAAAACGGGGCCGGCAAGTCCACCCTGATGAACGTCCTGGCCGGCCGCTTCGCGGATTACAGCGGCCGCATCGCGCTTTTCGGCCGCGACGTTCGCCTCACGAACCCGCGCCAGGCCCTGGCCCTGGGCATCGGCGTCATCTACCAGGAACTGAGCGTGCTGGGGAACCTGACGGTGGCCGAGAACATCCTGCTCGGCCACGAGCCGGGCGGCGCGGCGCCCGGCT is a genomic window containing:
- a CDS encoding L-rhamnose mutarotase, which produces MQRYGSVIGIKEENIAEYKRLHAAVWPEVLARLREVNIQNYSIYLAEVAPGKYYLFSYFEYTGDDFKGDMARMAADPATKRWWTHTDPLQVPVPARKEGEWWHTIEEVFHMD
- a CDS encoding DNA methyltransferase, whose product is MLEARQPAVWTFLLPFAPSVTGCRVSGEWVSALRAFLGRMNGQSTVCILTTPEGAATLWPQLEDLLRFHLWVGVKICRPEVTAGGLPLHHAALLVMTKYRESLRHTKTRIGYTYCPACDRTTKDYGGKKHTYDPYGTLMSDVWRDIDCDPAQFPVSVVGRLQDFFGLPPYESLNLVDLRALRVLKREHPASPPNTPGQFQELPQGLRSELIKGECLEVLHQVPSDSVDFCFADPPYNLKKKYDNWNDGIDVREYFEWCDRWLAELARVLKPGRTLAVLNIPLWAIRHFAFMAKILEFQHWIVWEGLSLPVRMVMPAHYSIVCFSKGPPRIPPGLIPAERCRLERESLTALKELYCLRQDCVRARRLLDQRDSEALTDLWWDIHRLKHNSRRVDHPCQLPPALMRRLIALFTKVGECVLDPFNGAGTTTLAAEQLNRDFMGIELSPKYHELASKRHAELRSGLDPFEKTSRVPKAKNSNVKRLPKQRYAVPKKDLQLEVRRIARELGRLPSREDVARLGKYSIEYYDKYFISWGEVCAAARNAGMNERRTLTLRDTTPPRQMVLDLDTGPSGIRGPQH
- a CDS encoding restriction endonuclease; this encodes MPPARSVEDLKKNAVTFWPTGLADKAEDVSVIPRLIETQDKFISLLYLADKSPVCWKNVLPQTVQLPPNLFLKHLMVLTDLGGEPLKRLKTEIAGVFRNGRIDYVWRERQYAYDFRSLATRGGWDNKSLKVDGKGIRTPGALTPPMEDVAMLLMFGASAIHAALPDVITDKCILGDMLGKKQELDRFVRQRYIWVSKITGGATANALGHLAQEYVRERLQTLLPDWGFSRKSIPDISQTGGRTEIAFDMVAASPTGQYCAIEVSFQFTTNSTIERKAGQAKTRHAVLARNGHHIAYVIDGAGNFERASALTTICRYSDCTVTFKDEEIETLAKFLLSIRGAKSL